In Rattus norvegicus strain BN/NHsdMcwi chromosome 1, GRCr8, whole genome shotgun sequence, a genomic segment contains:
- the Izumo1 gene encoding izumo sperm-egg fusion protein 1 isoform X2, with translation MGLHFTLLLAALANCLCPARLCIICDPFVVAAIKTLEQNYLPTHLAPEHHEDVMKRVEQEVRNFADLPLNQNTFLGVVDEDTLEQASWSFLKDLKRITDSDVKGELFVKELFWMLRLQKDIFATLVARFQKEVYCPNQCGTMSQTLIWCNKCEKQMHFCRKSMDCGERQIEVHRLEDMVLDCQLSWHHASEGLTDYSFYRFPIPQASVTP, from the exons atggggcTACATTTTACACTCTTGCTGGCAGCTCTTGCCAACTGCCTGTGTCCAGCAAGGCTCTGCATCATATGTGACCCGTTTGTGGTGGCTGCAATAAAGACTTTGGAGCAGAATTACCTGCCTACCCACCTGGCGCCCGAGCATCACGAAGATGTAATGAAGAGGGTAGAGCAGGAAGTGAGGAACTTCGCTGATCTGCCCTTGAATCAGAATACCTTTCTGGGGGTTGTAG aTGAGGACACACTGGAACAAGCATCCTGGAGTTTTCTGAAGGATCTGAAACGTATCACGGACAGTGACGTAAAAG GAGAGCTCTTTGTAAAGGAGCTATTTTGGATGCTTCGTTTGCAAAAGGACATCTTTGCCACCCTTGTTGCACGTTTCCAAAAGGAAG TTTATTGTCCTAACCAATGTG GCACGATGTCGCAGACTCTGATCTGGTGTAATAAGTGTGAGAAGCAGATGCACTTCTGTCGGAAATCCATGGATTGTGGAG AGCGCCAGATAGAGGTGCATCGCTTGGAAGACATGGTCTTGGACTGCCAGCTCAGTTGGCATCACGCTTCTGAGGGACTTACGGATTACAGTTTCTACAGG TTCCCAATTCCCCAGGCCTCTGTGACCCCTTGA
- the Izumo1 gene encoding izumo sperm-egg fusion protein 1 precursor has product MGLHFTLLLAALANCLCPARLCIICDPFVVAAIKTLEQNYLPTHLAPEHHEDVMKRVEQEVRNFADLPLNQNTFLGVVDEDTLEQASWSFLKDLKRITDSDVKGELFVKELFWMLRLQKDIFATLVARFQKEVYCPNQCGTMSQTLIWCNKCEKQMHFCRKSMDCGERQIEVHRLEDMVLDCQLSWHHASEGLTDYSFYRVWGNSSETLMSKGKEPYLTKTMVGPEDAGNYRCELDTVNAGPATIIYYHVTVLPPRSVEEKPPPNIVTQEEEETPVQVIVPTLEPEPEPEPIPTVTHRPEKKLKSRLLILLILGFVVLVASVIASVLHFRKTRVKSKNSNVENKTSAAEFKSEAESPQKMGSRKLSQAEFHTDSSDKVEEADN; this is encoded by the exons atggggcTACATTTTACACTCTTGCTGGCAGCTCTTGCCAACTGCCTGTGTCCAGCAAGGCTCTGCATCATATGTGACCCGTTTGTGGTGGCTGCAATAAAGACTTTGGAGCAGAATTACCTGCCTACCCACCTGGCGCCCGAGCATCACGAAGATGTAATGAAGAGGGTAGAGCAGGAAGTGAGGAACTTCGCTGATCTGCCCTTGAATCAGAATACCTTTCTGGGGGTTGTAG aTGAGGACACACTGGAACAAGCATCCTGGAGTTTTCTGAAGGATCTGAAACGTATCACGGACAGTGACGTAAAAG GAGAGCTCTTTGTAAAGGAGCTATTTTGGATGCTTCGTTTGCAAAAGGACATCTTTGCCACCCTTGTTGCACGTTTCCAAAAGGAAG TTTATTGTCCTAACCAATGTG GCACGATGTCGCAGACTCTGATCTGGTGTAATAAGTGTGAGAAGCAGATGCACTTCTGTCGGAAATCCATGGATTGTGGAG AGCGCCAGATAGAGGTGCATCGCTTGGAAGACATGGTCTTGGACTGCCAGCTCAGTTGGCATCACGCTTCTGAGGGACTTACGGATTACAGTTTCTACAGG GTTTGGGGGAACAGTTCTGAGACCTTGATGTCCAAGGGAAAAGAACCTTACCTGACCAAGACGATGGTGGGTCCAGAGGATGCTGGCAACTACCGCTGTGAGCTGGACACCGTCAACGCTGGTCCCGCCACCATCATCTACTACCATGTCACAG TATTGCCCCCAAGGTCTGTAGAGGAAAAACCACCGCCGAACATCGTaacccaggaggaggaagagacccCTGTCCAGGTGATTGTACCGACGCTGGAGCCAGAGCCGGAGCCAGAGCCCATACCTACAGTTACCCATCgtccagaaaaaaaattgaaaagccGCCTCTTAATACTGTTGATCCTTGGCTTCGTGGTTCTTGTGGCCAGCGTCATTGCCTC GGTACTTCACTTTAGAAAAACCAGAGTTAAATCGAAGAACTCAAATGTGGAAAACAAAACCTCTGCGGCAGAATTCAAGTCAGAGGCGGAATCACCCCAAAAGATGGGATCGAGGAAGCTCTCTCAGGCAGAGTTTCACACTGACTCTTCGGATAAGGTTGAGGAAGCAGATAACTAA
- the Izumo1 gene encoding izumo sperm-egg fusion protein 1 isoform X1: MSQTLIWCNKCEKQMHFCRKSMDCGERQIEVHRLEDMVLDCQLSWHHASEGLTDYSFYRVWGNSSETLMSKGKEPYLTKTMVGPEDAGNYRCELDTVNAGPATIIYYHVTVLPPRSVEEKPPPNIVTQEEEETPVQVIVPTLEPEPEPEPIPTVTHRPEKKLKSRLLILLILGFVVLVASVIASVLHFRKTRVKSKNSNVENKTSAAEFKSEAESPQKMGSRKLSQAEFHTDSSDKVEEADN; the protein is encoded by the exons ATGTCGCAGACTCTGATCTGGTGTAATAAGTGTGAGAAGCAGATGCACTTCTGTCGGAAATCCATGGATTGTGGAG AGCGCCAGATAGAGGTGCATCGCTTGGAAGACATGGTCTTGGACTGCCAGCTCAGTTGGCATCACGCTTCTGAGGGACTTACGGATTACAGTTTCTACAGG GTTTGGGGGAACAGTTCTGAGACCTTGATGTCCAAGGGAAAAGAACCTTACCTGACCAAGACGATGGTGGGTCCAGAGGATGCTGGCAACTACCGCTGTGAGCTGGACACCGTCAACGCTGGTCCCGCCACCATCATCTACTACCATGTCACAG TATTGCCCCCAAGGTCTGTAGAGGAAAAACCACCGCCGAACATCGTaacccaggaggaggaagagacccCTGTCCAGGTGATTGTACCGACGCTGGAGCCAGAGCCGGAGCCAGAGCCCATACCTACAGTTACCCATCgtccagaaaaaaaattgaaaagccGCCTCTTAATACTGTTGATCCTTGGCTTCGTGGTTCTTGTGGCCAGCGTCATTGCCTC GGTACTTCACTTTAGAAAAACCAGAGTTAAATCGAAGAACTCAAATGTGGAAAACAAAACCTCTGCGGCAGAATTCAAGTCAGAGGCGGAATCACCCCAAAAGATGGGATCGAGGAAGCTCTCTCAGGCAGAGTTTCACACTGACTCTTCGGATAAGGTTGAGGAAGCAGATAACTAA